A window from Candidatus Dadabacteria bacterium encodes these proteins:
- the mnmG gene encoding tRNA uridine-5-carboxymethylaminomethyl(34) synthesis enzyme MnmG, with the protein MSLLNSKKYEVIVIGAGHAGCEAALAAARIGCTTLVLTANIDTIGLMSCNPSIGGVGKGHLVKEIDALGGEMGKAADTAAIQFRRLNTRKGAAVQATRIQADRQSYRTYMKKALESEANIEIKQAMVEEFLVDGKKVAGVKTALGEKFFSDTVVVTPGTFPGGLIHIGLTRISSGRAGEAAAGAISNSFADLGFTTGRLKTGTPPRFDGRTIEWDKLERQDGDQDPVPFSFSPGEITTEQMPCYITYTNEETHRVINENIDKSPLYSGLIKGIGPRYCPSIEDKVVKFPDRNRHQIFLEPEGRNTYEIYPNGISTSLPIEVQHEFSRTMEGLRNVEIMRPGYAVEYDFLDPTQLGATLESKLLENIFFAGQVNGTTGYEEAASQGLIAGINAALRVKGKDPFVLGRSEAYIGILIDDLVTKGVDEPYRMFTSRAEYRLILREDNADLRLGELGHTIGLLSDERIEEFRVRKTALENELARLESEKVVPNEKTNRILENLGSQRIKKPQSLKEILRRPGFTYEMLGFIDSSANPDISPKLGAQIEMEVKYEGYIKRQKEEVGKLQKFENMKIPETFEYKNIPGLSNEIVQKLSRVKPESVGQASRVSGITPAAISVLLVHIRKTRGLEQEAQLKSSSPS; encoded by the coding sequence ATGTCTCTTTTAAATTCAAAAAAATACGAAGTGATAGTGATCGGAGCCGGCCACGCCGGGTGCGAGGCAGCACTCGCCGCCGCCAGAATAGGCTGTACGACCCTGGTTCTCACGGCAAATATAGACACAATCGGACTCATGTCGTGTAACCCTTCCATAGGTGGCGTCGGAAAAGGTCACCTGGTAAAAGAGATAGACGCGCTTGGCGGCGAGATGGGAAAAGCCGCAGACACCGCGGCCATACAGTTCAGAAGACTCAACACCCGAAAGGGAGCGGCGGTGCAGGCAACCAGAATACAGGCCGACCGCCAAAGCTACAGAACCTACATGAAAAAGGCTCTTGAGAGCGAAGCCAACATAGAGATAAAGCAGGCCATGGTCGAGGAATTTCTGGTTGACGGTAAAAAAGTCGCAGGGGTTAAAACCGCCCTTGGGGAGAAGTTTTTTTCAGATACCGTCGTGGTCACCCCTGGAACTTTTCCCGGTGGACTCATACACATAGGTCTTACGCGGATTTCGTCCGGCCGTGCGGGGGAAGCCGCCGCAGGAGCCATATCGAATTCTTTTGCAGATTTGGGTTTCACGACAGGCAGGCTCAAAACCGGAACTCCTCCGCGTTTTGACGGAAGGACCATCGAGTGGGACAAGCTTGAGAGGCAGGACGGGGATCAGGATCCTGTGCCTTTTTCTTTTTCCCCGGGAGAAATCACAACTGAGCAGATGCCATGCTACATCACTTACACTAACGAAGAAACCCACCGGGTTATAAACGAAAACATCGATAAGTCCCCTCTTTACTCCGGCCTCATAAAGGGAATAGGACCAAGGTACTGCCCATCGATAGAAGATAAGGTAGTTAAGTTTCCCGATCGGAACCGCCACCAGATATTTCTCGAACCTGAGGGAAGAAATACTTACGAAATCTATCCCAACGGAATTTCAACCAGCCTTCCCATTGAAGTTCAGCACGAGTTCTCAAGAACCATGGAAGGACTTCGCAACGTGGAAATAATGAGGCCGGGATACGCGGTCGAATACGACTTTCTCGACCCCACGCAGCTTGGTGCTACTCTTGAATCAAAACTTCTCGAAAACATATTTTTCGCAGGACAGGTAAACGGAACCACGGGCTACGAGGAGGCGGCAAGCCAAGGACTAATAGCGGGAATAAACGCGGCGCTTCGGGTAAAGGGGAAGGATCCTTTCGTGCTCGGACGCTCGGAGGCCTATATAGGAATTCTGATTGATGATCTGGTCACAAAAGGAGTCGATGAACCCTACAGGATGTTTACCTCAAGGGCAGAGTACAGGCTTATACTGAGGGAGGACAACGCTGACTTAAGGCTCGGGGAGCTTGGACACACAATAGGACTTCTCAGCGACGAGCGGATCGAGGAATTCCGCGTCAGGAAAACCGCACTCGAAAATGAACTCGCAAGGCTTGAGAGCGAGAAGGTGGTTCCAAACGAGAAAACAAACAGGATTCTTGAGAATCTCGGTTCACAGAGAATCAAGAAGCCCCAAAGCCTAAAAGAGATACTCAGAAGACCCGGTTTCACGTATGAAATGCTGGGTTTTATAGACTCCTCAGCGAATCCGGACATCTCCCCGAAACTCGGGGCGCAGATAGAGATGGAAGTAAAATACGAGGGTTACATAAAAAGACAGAAAGAAGAAGTCGGGAAATTGCAGAAATTCGAGAACATGAAAATCCCGGAAACCTTCGAGTACAAAAACATCCCGGGACTTTCAAACGAAATTGTTCAGAAACTCTCAAGAGTAAAACCCGAATCGGTAGGACAGGCAAGCCGGGTTTCAGGTATAACCCCCGCCGCTATATCAGTACTGCTTGTTCATATCAGGAAAACGCGGGGGCTTGAGCAGGAAGCTCAGTTGAAATCAAGTTCCCCGTCGTAA
- a CDS encoding undecaprenyl-diphosphate phosphatase, which produces MEIAQSIVLGLIQGITEFFPVSSTAHLFLVPWLFSWHDQGLPFTVALHIGSLFAILYCFRGELALIIRDFLCGLRSFSFEGRQHGKTGVYLVIATLPAVAAGFLFEGYASGVLRDPVLVATFLLGFGVLLYISDRKTTTSKTLSDMNLADALFFGVAQAFAILPGASRAGVTITGGLFRNYKRAEAARFSFLLAIPVIVAAGVFEIRHLGYADMFQWSFALGVATSFISALFAIRFLLGYVRTRSFTLFVVYRVVLSVVIIAVYSWA; this is translated from the coding sequence TTGGAGATAGCGCAGTCGATAGTCCTTGGGCTGATACAGGGGATAACCGAGTTTTTCCCCGTAAGTAGCACAGCCCACCTATTTCTGGTTCCGTGGCTTTTTTCTTGGCATGATCAGGGTCTGCCTTTCACAGTGGCGCTTCACATAGGGAGCCTCTTTGCTATCCTTTACTGCTTCAGGGGAGAACTTGCGCTTATCATACGGGATTTTCTCTGTGGCTTGAGATCTTTTTCATTTGAGGGGCGCCAACATGGAAAAACCGGAGTCTACCTTGTGATCGCTACCCTGCCTGCTGTTGCGGCCGGGTTTTTGTTCGAGGGTTATGCCTCAGGCGTGCTTCGCGACCCTGTTCTGGTTGCCACCTTTCTTCTTGGTTTCGGGGTACTTCTTTACATCTCCGACAGAAAAACGACCACGAGCAAGACTCTTTCTGACATGAATCTTGCCGACGCACTTTTTTTCGGCGTGGCTCAAGCTTTTGCGATTCTGCCGGGAGCTTCAAGGGCAGGCGTTACGATTACCGGAGGGCTTTTCAGAAACTACAAAAGAGCAGAAGCCGCGCGGTTTTCATTTCTTCTGGCCATACCTGTCATAGTTGCTGCCGGGGTTTTTGAGATAAGGCATCTTGGATATGCGGATATGTTCCAGTGGTCTTTCGCTCTCGGAGTTGCGACTTCTTTTATCTCGGCGCTTTTCGCTATCCGGTTTCTGCTCGGTTACGTGAGGACAAGATCATTTACCCTTTTTGTTGTCTACAGGGTGGTTCTTTCCGTCGTGATAATTGCGGTGTACTCATGGGCATAG
- the htpX gene encoding zinc metalloprotease HtpX, with product MNTLKSLFLLAFLSAILVWVGGMIGGKGGALVALVLAGVMNFVSYWWSDKIVLKMYKASEVGRDNAPDLYSDVEELAQIAGLPMPRVYIIPEQAPNAFATGRDPHHSAVAVTQGIMRLLNRNELKGVIAHELAHIRNRDILIGSVAATIAGAISYLAYMAQFAAIFGGGGSDRRGGGMLGLLAMAIIAPMAAMIVRMAISRTREFGADKTGAEICGNPLYLADALRKLQAGASRIPLQVSEQAAESTAHMMIVSPMIGGGFAKLFSTHPPTEERVARLEAMVGGTSL from the coding sequence ATGAATACTCTTAAAAGTCTTTTTCTGCTTGCTTTTCTCTCGGCCATTCTGGTTTGGGTAGGGGGCATGATAGGGGGCAAAGGTGGTGCTTTGGTAGCACTTGTTCTTGCGGGAGTTATGAATTTCGTGAGCTACTGGTGGAGCGACAAGATCGTTCTCAAGATGTACAAAGCAAGCGAGGTCGGAAGGGACAACGCGCCTGACCTTTACTCCGATGTCGAGGAACTTGCCCAGATAGCGGGACTTCCAATGCCCCGGGTCTATATAATTCCCGAACAGGCTCCAAACGCCTTTGCCACGGGTCGGGATCCCCACCACTCGGCCGTAGCGGTCACTCAGGGAATCATGCGTCTTTTGAACAGAAACGAACTTAAGGGCGTAATTGCTCATGAGCTTGCCCATATAAGAAACAGAGACATCCTGATCGGTTCCGTGGCGGCGACAATCGCCGGCGCTATCAGCTACCTTGCCTACATGGCGCAGTTTGCGGCTATTTTTGGAGGGGGAGGCAGTGACAGAAGAGGCGGAGGAATGCTGGGACTTCTGGCTATGGCCATTATCGCTCCGATGGCGGCAATGATCGTGAGAATGGCTATATCAAGAACCAGGGAGTTCGGAGCGGACAAGACCGGAGCCGAGATATGCGGAAATCCGCTCTATCTTGCCGACGCACTCAGGAAACTTCAGGCTGGAGCCTCGAGAATTCCCCTTCAGGTAAGCGAGCAGGCGGCCGAGAGCACGGCGCACATGATGATTGTGAGCCCGATGATCGGGGGAGGTTTCGCAAAGCTTTTCAGCACCCATCCTCCAACCGAAGAGAGAGTCGCAAGGCTTGAAGCCATGGTCGGCGGCACTTCCCTTTAA
- a CDS encoding thioredoxin domain-containing protein, whose amino-acid sequence MLTDWNGIAIAAFSKAAAAFGEKRYSDAARGSIEFIMRNLFREGRLLHRYREGEAGIMASVDDYAFFVWGLLEYYESVFDEKYLALAISLCRDQFEHFWDEEFAGFFFTADDSEALIIRQKEIYDGALPSGNSVSILNILKIARLTADPELEEKAARMAAAFSSQISRHPASFSMHMNSLDFMLGPSFEIVIAGDRNSPETRRFLDALSGEYLPNKVVILKDEENEEEISRIAPYTQGHSPINGKTAAYICSNYECRLPTDDPARMLELIREGKSIDKVPG is encoded by the coding sequence GTGCTCACGGACTGGAACGGAATAGCGATAGCGGCGTTTTCAAAGGCGGCAGCGGCTTTCGGAGAGAAAAGATATTCTGACGCCGCACGGGGCTCAATAGAATTCATAATGCGGAACCTTTTCCGCGAGGGAAGGCTTCTTCACCGCTACCGCGAGGGTGAAGCGGGCATAATGGCAAGTGTTGATGATTACGCTTTTTTCGTATGGGGACTTCTTGAATACTACGAAAGCGTTTTCGATGAAAAATATCTCGCTTTGGCTATTTCTCTCTGCCGGGATCAGTTTGAACATTTCTGGGATGAGGAGTTCGCGGGTTTTTTCTTCACGGCCGATGACAGCGAAGCTCTGATAATCAGGCAGAAGGAAATTTATGACGGAGCGCTTCCGTCCGGAAACTCGGTTTCGATACTTAACATCCTGAAAATTGCGAGACTTACCGCCGACCCCGAACTTGAAGAGAAGGCAGCCCGGATGGCCGCGGCTTTCTCCTCTCAGATCTCAAGACACCCGGCTTCTTTTTCAATGCACATGAATTCTCTTGATTTCATGCTGGGACCTTCTTTCGAGATAGTGATAGCCGGGGACAGAAATTCCCCCGAGACCCGCCGGTTTCTCGATGCTCTCTCGGGCGAGTACTTGCCGAACAAGGTCGTGATATTAAAAGACGAAGAAAACGAAGAGGAAATTTCAAGAATTGCCCCTTACACGCAGGGCCATAGCCCCATCAACGGAAAAACTGCGGCGTACATATGCTCAAATTACGAGTGCCGTCTTCCGACGGATGATCCGGCGCGGATGCTTGAGCTTATACGAGAAGGGAAAAGTATTGATAAAGTGCCTGGGTAG
- a CDS encoding RNA polymerase sigma factor encodes MPAPPSLNEEELLQSGFRYAYALTHHHHDAEDLVQTAWLKLHQRYSEVKTKALFFTTIRNLYIDQYRRRKRIRFIALTSEHESLSASAAATGEDTKVAIDQMLSKLRDIEREALFLHIVEGYSANEIATLTGRPRGTVLSLIYRSRKKLTALNAVD; translated from the coding sequence ATGCCAGCACCGCCATCACTCAATGAAGAAGAACTGTTACAGAGTGGATTCCGGTATGCCTACGCACTCACTCATCACCATCACGATGCTGAGGACTTGGTGCAGACGGCGTGGCTCAAGTTGCATCAGCGGTATAGCGAGGTGAAAACGAAGGCTCTTTTTTTCACAACTATCCGAAATCTGTACATCGATCAGTATCGCAGACGGAAACGCATCCGGTTTATCGCACTCACCAGCGAACACGAGAGTCTCTCGGCTTCCGCAGCCGCCACTGGGGAAGACACCAAAGTCGCCATAGATCAAATGCTTTCCAAGCTGCGGGATATCGAGCGCGAAGCCCTGTTTCTACATATTGTGGAGGGTTACTCGGCTAATGAAATTGCCACGCTGACCGGGAGGCCTCGGGGAACTGTCCTGAGTCTCATATATAGAAGTAGGAAAAAATTGACTGCCCTAAATGCGGTCGACTAA
- a CDS encoding 3'(2'),5'-bisphosphate nucleotidase gives MGFEFEKKVGLEAVTKAAKVCARMSGKPEFREALYKTDGSPVTLADFFVQALINEKLTAAFPEIPIVAEETSFCLEGSCGEKLRRHLEKLLPKKSPDEIFRAIDRGNHGGGNHGRFWTLDPIDGTRGLLAKRQYAIALALIEDGEVVLGILGCPELGRDRSNGTGGKKGVVFFAEKEQGSYQFGLWGSPRTRISVSSVEKASDSVMCESVEAPDSSYEFSGKIARFLDISAKPVRMDSQCKYAVLARGDTSIYLRPPLRKDYKENIWDHAAGYIIVREAGGTVTDSAGKPLDFSVGKKLLENKGVLATNGAIHEAVLQAVRKTVSR, from the coding sequence ATGGGCTTTGAATTTGAGAAAAAGGTAGGGCTGGAAGCAGTAACAAAAGCGGCAAAGGTCTGCGCAAGAATGAGCGGGAAACCTGAGTTCCGCGAAGCGCTTTACAAAACGGATGGTTCTCCAGTAACTCTTGCGGATTTTTTTGTGCAGGCGTTAATAAACGAAAAACTCACAGCCGCTTTTCCTGAAATTCCCATAGTCGCCGAGGAAACCTCGTTTTGTCTCGAGGGCAGTTGCGGAGAAAAACTCAGAAGACATCTTGAGAAACTTCTGCCCAAAAAAAGTCCAGACGAAATATTCCGTGCAATCGACAGGGGAAATCACGGGGGTGGGAATCACGGTAGATTCTGGACCCTTGACCCAATCGACGGAACAAGAGGTCTTCTTGCAAAACGCCAGTACGCAATCGCACTTGCGCTTATTGAGGACGGAGAGGTAGTTCTCGGAATCTTGGGGTGTCCAGAACTGGGACGGGACAGGAGCAACGGCACAGGCGGAAAAAAGGGAGTTGTATTTTTCGCCGAGAAGGAACAAGGTTCCTACCAGTTCGGGCTTTGGGGAAGTCCGCGGACTCGCATTTCGGTATCGAGTGTAGAAAAAGCCTCGGACTCCGTCATGTGCGAATCGGTTGAAGCCCCGGATTCGTCCTATGAATTTTCGGGGAAAATCGCCCGGTTTCTCGATATAAGCGCAAAACCCGTAAGGATGGACAGCCAGTGTAAATACGCTGTCTTGGCAAGGGGAGATACTTCCATTTACCTTCGCCCCCCTCTGCGAAAAGACTACAAGGAGAACATATGGGATCACGCCGCAGGATACATAATCGTCAGAGAAGCCGGAGGAACCGTTACCGACTCCGCGGGCAAACCGCTTGATTTCTCCGTTGGTAAAAAACTCCTCGAGAATAAAGGAGTCTTAGCGACAAATGGTGCCATCCATGAAGCGGTCCTGCAGGCGGTTAGAAAAACCGTTTCTCGATAA
- a CDS encoding gamma-glutamyl-gamma-aminobutyrate hydrolase family protein, with translation MKPWSAALPFNRKEKLFEKEHMKARPLIGITTDLEDKSNLIESAYSKTVEFYGGAPVLIPTVAEASSSDFLLNIISAINGLLIPGSRDMDPKFYGESPHPAINPMSPERTETEFAVLRLALEKDVPVLGICGGMQFINVFHGGSIHQDIRALLPDALCHEGGEVHDVTVLPDTVFGGFTEEKEFEIKSYHHQAINRVGDGLRVNALAPDGIVEGFESADGRVMGFQWHPELERTPLSELIFTRFLSEAAQTADGSPCIG, from the coding sequence TTGAAGCCATGGTCGGCGGCACTTCCCTTTAACCGGAAGGAAAAACTCTTTGAAAAGGAGCACATGAAGGCACGACCGCTTATCGGCATAACGACTGATCTTGAAGACAAATCGAACCTTATAGAATCCGCCTACTCGAAGACGGTTGAGTTCTACGGCGGCGCCCCGGTCCTGATTCCCACGGTTGCCGAAGCTTCAAGCTCGGATTTTCTGCTCAATATAATCTCCGCAATCAACGGGCTTTTGATACCGGGTTCAAGGGACATGGACCCAAAATTCTACGGCGAATCCCCACATCCTGCCATAAATCCCATGAGTCCCGAGAGAACGGAAACGGAATTCGCCGTCCTTCGCCTTGCTCTCGAAAAAGACGTGCCGGTTTTGGGGATATGCGGAGGCATGCAGTTTATAAATGTTTTCCACGGGGGCTCGATACACCAGGACATAAGAGCGCTTTTGCCCGACGCGCTTTGTCACGAAGGGGGCGAGGTTCACGATGTCACAGTTCTTCCGGACACGGTCTTCGGCGGTTTCACGGAAGAAAAGGAATTCGAGATAAAAAGCTACCACCACCAAGCAATAAACAGGGTTGGAGATGGTCTTAGGGTAAACGCCTTGGCCCCGGACGGAATAGTGGAGGGGTTTGAGTCGGCCGACGGTCGCGTCATGGGTTTTCAGTGGCATCCCGAACTTGAGCGGACCCCCCTCTCCGAACTGATTTTCACCCGGTTCCTCTCCGAAGCCGCACAGACGGCGGACGGTTCCCCCTGTATCGGGTAA
- the uvrA gene encoding excinuclease ABC subunit UvrA gives MKFISIIGAREHNLKNIDVKIPRRSFTVVTGVSGSGKSSLVFDILFAEAQRRFMESLSSYARQFVEKLDKPDVDFVEGLSPSVSVDQKTFHRNPRSTVGTITEIYDYMRVLFSVIGEPHCYECGDGISSQTPSSMIERIQEEAGRKPVSVYSPVVQGRKGIYRKELEDMRREGFVRVRIDGETYDLEDNIELSRNKKHTIELLVDNIVLRGESSEKRLSDAVSLALKRSGALLKCEIEDGKTLTFSEHFSCPRCGINYPEISPRLFSFNSPYGACVNCQGLGFETFFDPELIVEDPGKSLSEGAIKPFEDSKYVARILEGLSEHYGFSLDVPFSRLSALHRQKILYGSGMEKISFRKARKGRRKEYTATFPGIVGMLTEWYSQTSSEELREKLSKYMRTVPCRECDGSRLNKIALSVLFRGKNISDLAGMAVCDLAPYFGSLELSVRERKIAGEVIKEISSRLGFLGDIGLGYVSLDRTAPTLSGGEAQRVRLATQVGSKLTGITYVLDEPSIGLHPKDNKKLVETLKSIRDMGNTVIVVEHDEETIKSADFVVDVGPGAGELGGEVVCSGSVGRISRCTGSVTGRYLSGKKRIPVPGSRRSSRTQVGVRGALGNNLREIDVDFPLGTFICVTGVSGSGKSTLVVDTLYNGLSRKLNRSKNRVAPHGEIIGTENLDKVIKVDQSPIGRTPRSNPATYTGVLTEIRKIFSMLPESKVMGYGPSRFSFNLSQGSCPGCRGSGTVRIEMHFLPDVYVTCEVCGGKRYNDETLAIRYKGKNMSDVLEMNIKEAADFFENIPKISGKLRLLNEVGLGYVRLGQRVTTLSGGEAQRIKLARELGKKASGKTLYILDEPSVGLHFDDIQKLVSVIQRLVDLGNTVVVIEHNLDIIKCADHVIDLGPGGGEDGGELVACGTPEEICGVSGSHTAFYLSDVLQNGVAGS, from the coding sequence TTGAAGTTCATTAGCATAATCGGTGCGCGGGAGCACAATCTTAAGAACATAGACGTCAAAATACCGAGGCGCAGCTTCACTGTTGTCACGGGGGTGAGTGGTTCGGGGAAATCTTCCCTGGTTTTCGACATACTTTTTGCCGAGGCCCAGAGAAGATTCATGGAGTCACTTTCCTCCTATGCCAGGCAGTTTGTCGAGAAACTTGACAAGCCGGATGTCGATTTCGTCGAGGGCCTTTCTCCGTCCGTTTCGGTAGATCAGAAGACCTTTCACAGAAACCCCCGCTCGACCGTCGGGACCATAACGGAAATATACGACTACATGCGCGTACTTTTTTCCGTGATCGGAGAGCCACACTGCTATGAGTGCGGTGACGGTATATCTTCACAGACCCCTTCTAGCATGATTGAGAGAATCCAAGAGGAAGCGGGCAGAAAACCCGTGTCCGTATATTCCCCGGTAGTTCAGGGAAGAAAAGGAATATACAGAAAAGAGCTTGAAGACATGAGGAGGGAAGGTTTTGTCAGGGTTAGAATCGACGGAGAGACCTATGATCTTGAAGACAACATAGAGCTTTCCCGCAACAAAAAACACACTATTGAACTTCTGGTGGACAATATAGTCTTGCGTGGGGAGAGTTCGGAAAAAAGGCTCTCAGACGCAGTGTCCCTTGCCCTTAAAAGATCAGGCGCGCTCTTGAAATGCGAGATTGAAGATGGGAAGACTCTCACTTTCAGTGAACATTTTTCCTGTCCCCGCTGCGGGATAAACTACCCGGAGATATCCCCCAGGCTTTTTTCCTTTAACAGTCCCTACGGCGCATGCGTGAACTGCCAGGGGCTTGGATTCGAAACGTTTTTCGATCCCGAACTCATAGTGGAGGATCCTGGGAAGTCCCTTAGCGAAGGAGCGATCAAGCCGTTTGAGGATTCAAAATACGTTGCCCGGATACTCGAGGGACTCTCCGAGCACTACGGGTTTTCGCTCGATGTCCCGTTTTCCCGGCTCTCCGCTCTGCACAGACAAAAGATACTCTACGGTTCGGGGATGGAGAAAATAAGCTTCAGGAAGGCAAGGAAGGGAAGGCGAAAGGAATACACCGCGACTTTCCCCGGAATCGTCGGCATGCTCACGGAATGGTACTCGCAGACCAGTTCGGAAGAGCTTCGGGAAAAACTCTCGAAATACATGAGAACGGTTCCGTGCAGAGAGTGCGACGGATCCAGGCTCAACAAGATTGCCCTTTCCGTGCTTTTCAGGGGAAAGAACATATCGGATCTTGCCGGCATGGCGGTTTGCGATCTCGCCCCATACTTCGGGTCGCTTGAACTTTCCGTGAGGGAGAGAAAAATCGCCGGGGAGGTAATAAAGGAGATATCCTCCCGGCTCGGTTTTCTCGGGGACATAGGACTTGGCTACGTGAGTCTTGACCGCACGGCTCCGACCCTCTCAGGCGGAGAGGCTCAGAGGGTGAGGCTCGCAACCCAGGTGGGATCGAAACTTACGGGAATAACGTACGTGCTTGACGAGCCCTCCATAGGACTTCACCCGAAGGATAACAAAAAGCTCGTTGAGACGTTAAAGAGCATAAGGGACATGGGCAACACCGTAATCGTTGTCGAGCATGACGAAGAAACCATAAAAAGCGCTGATTTCGTGGTTGACGTCGGTCCGGGAGCGGGAGAACTCGGAGGCGAGGTTGTCTGCTCTGGAAGCGTCGGGAGAATCTCCCGGTGCACCGGTTCGGTTACCGGAAGATACCTCTCAGGCAAAAAGAGGATCCCGGTGCCCGGTTCGAGACGCTCCTCCAGGACCCAGGTCGGGGTTCGAGGGGCTTTAGGGAACAATCTCAGGGAAATTGACGTTGATTTTCCTCTCGGAACATTCATATGCGTCACAGGAGTTTCCGGCTCGGGGAAAAGCACTCTCGTGGTTGACACCCTCTATAACGGCCTGTCAAGAAAACTTAACCGGAGCAAAAATCGCGTGGCTCCACACGGAGAGATCATCGGCACCGAAAATCTGGACAAGGTCATCAAGGTCGATCAGAGCCCGATAGGCAGAACCCCGAGATCGAACCCCGCAACCTACACCGGTGTGCTCACCGAGATAAGAAAAATCTTCTCAATGCTTCCCGAATCGAAGGTGATGGGATACGGGCCGAGCAGGTTCAGCTTTAATCTCTCCCAGGGAAGCTGCCCGGGGTGCAGGGGAAGCGGAACCGTCAGGATCGAGATGCACTTTCTTCCCGATGTTTATGTCACGTGCGAGGTATGCGGAGGAAAGAGGTACAACGACGAGACCCTGGCGATCAGGTACAAGGGAAAGAACATGTCGGACGTTCTTGAGATGAACATAAAAGAGGCGGCGGATTTTTTTGAGAACATACCGAAGATTTCAGGGAAGCTCAGGTTGCTGAACGAAGTCGGGCTCGGTTATGTAAGGCTCGGGCAGCGGGTAACCACTCTTTCCGGAGGAGAGGCGCAGCGCATAAAGCTCGCTAGGGAACTTGGAAAAAAAGCATCTGGAAAAACCCTCTACATACTTGACGAACCGTCGGTAGGGCTTCATTTTGACGATATACAGAAACTCGTCTCTGTAATACAAAGGCTCGTGGATTTAGGAAACACCGTAGTTGTCATAGAGCATAATCTTGACATCATAAAGTGTGCGGACCATGTGATTGATCTTGGTCCCGGGGGAGGAGAAGACGGAGGAGAGCTTGTGGCCTGTGGCACTCCAGAGGAGATATGCGGGGTAAGCGGTTCGCACACGGCTTTTTATCTTAGCGATGTTTTACAAAACGGGGTTGCGGGGAGTTAG